The DNA window AGCACCGTCAGGAATGTCTCGGTCTGCCCGTCGATCGCGAAGAACGCATCGGGCAACGCCACCCGCCGCACCACGGAGCAGAACACGTCGCCCTCGTTCCACTGCGCGCCCGCGAGTTCGGCGGCCATCGATGCGTAGCCGCGCAGCACCACCTGCAAGCCGTTGACCCGCTCGCACGATCGGGTGTTCATCTTGTGCGGCATCGCCGACGAGCCGACCTGGCCGGGCGCAAAGCCCTCGGTCACCAGTTCGTGGCCTGCCATCAGCCGGATCGTGTGCGCCAGCGACGACGGGCCGGCGCCCACCTGCACCAGAGCGGAGACGACGTCGTGGTCCAGCGACCGCGGGTACACCTGCCCGACACTGGTGACAATCTCTGTGAAGCCGAGGAATTCGGCGATCCGCGCTTCCAGCTGGGAAAGCCGGGCGGTATCACCGTCGAACAGATCGAGCATGTCCTGCGCAGTGCCCATCGGGCCCTTGATGCCGCGCAGCGGGTAGCGGTCGATCAACTCGCGCAGCCGGGTCAGCGCGACGAGCATCTCCTCGGCGGCCGACGCGAATCGCTTACCCAACGTGGTGGCCTGCGCGGCGACGTTATGTGAACGCCCCGCCATCACCAGGTCGCGGTACACCACGGCCCGCTCCGCGAGCCGCGCCACCACCGCGACCCCATGGGAATGCACCAGCTCCAAGGACCGCCGTATCTGCAGCTGCTCGACGTTCTCGGTGAGGTCGCGGCTCGTCATCCCCTTGTGCACGTGCTCGTGGCCCGCCAGTGCGTTGAACTCCTCGATGCGCGCCTTGACGTCGTGACGGGTGACCCGCTCGCGCGCCGCGATCGACGACAGGTCGACGTCGGTGAGCACGCCCTCGTAGTCCTCGACCACGCCCGACGGCGCGGGAACACCCAACTCGGCCTGTGCACGCAGGACCGCCAGCCACAGCCGACGCTCGGCGACAACCTTGGCCTCCGGTGACCAGATGGCCACCATCTCTTCGCTGGCGTACCGGTTGGCCAGCACATTGGGGATCGTCACAAACACACAGCTTACGACGCCGCAAAGGAGCACAAATAGGGCAAGGTAGCCCCATGCACTTCGTTGGGCTCGATCTTGCGTGGGGTGAAGTCAAGCCCACGGGCGTCGCGGTGATCAGCGCCGACGGTTTCCTCGTGCACATTTCCGCGCAGACCGACGACGCGAGCATCCTGGCCGCGACCGAGGCATTCGTCGCCGACGATTGCGTGGTCGGCATCGACGCGCCACTGATCGTGACGAACCCGACCGGCAATCGACCGTGCGAGGCCGCCCTGAATCGCGACTTCCGCGGCTTCGAGGCCGGCACCCACCCGTCCAACACCGGCAAGCCGGAGTTCGCGAACGGAACGCGCGGCGCCCGGCTGGCCGCCGCGATGGACCTGGACCTCGACCCGCACTCGCCCAGGCCCCGGCGTGCGTTGGAGGTCTACCCACACGCCGCATCGGTGGCGCTCTTCCGGCTCGGTCGCACGCTGAAGTACAAGCACAAGCAGGGACGCAAACGCGACACCTTGCAATCGGAACTGCTGCGGCTGATGAACCTCATCGAGGGCCTGGCGGAGGCGGAGGTCCCACTGCACGTCGTCCAGCACGAGGACTGGCGGCGGCTCCGTCATTCGGTCGAAACCGCAACGCGCAAGAGCGAATTGCGCCGGGCCGAGGATCCGGTCGACGCCGTGTTATGCGCCTACGTCGCGCTCTACGCCGTCCGCCGTCCCGACGACGTCACCTCCTACGGTGACGCTGACACCGGGTACATCCTCACTCCGACACTGCCGGTGGGGCTGACTCCGCAACCGCCCGAACCGATTCCGGTGAGCGCACCCTCGGCCGTCGCCGACTACGAGGCCCGCCGACCCGCCCTGGAAGCCGTCACCGAGAATTACCTCCAATTGGTGAGGGCGTTTCTGGACGACGCCGGCATCAACTACCTCAGCATCACGGCGCGCACCAAGAGCGTCGAATCGTTCGCCGCCAAGACCGAGCGGACCGCAAACGGTCGGCGACTCTTCAGCGACCCGTTGGTCGAAATCACCGACCAGGTCGGGCTGCGGATCATCACGTATCTGCGCGAGGATGTCGACGCGGTGGTGACGCTGCTCGCCGACGAAATGCGGCTGCTCGACGACCGCGACATGGGGCTGGAGACTGCGCGGGAGGGTCGCTGGGGCTACGCCAGCAGGCACCTGCTCGTCGGCGTGGGCGGCGAACAGCAGCCCGCGTCGATCCAGGTGCGCACGGTGCTGCAGCACGCATGGGCGGAGTTCGAGCACGAGATCCGTTACAAGGGTTCGATTCCCGCCGAACACGCGCCGGACCTGGATCGACGGTTCACGCTGGCGGCCGGGCTGCTCGAGCTGGCCGATCGCGAGTTCACCGCCATCCGGGAGCGGCTTCGGGTCACTATGTCGGAAGAGGAGACGGCCGACGACGAGACCGACCCCCGGATCGCGACGCCGGTGCTGGCGACGTATCTGGGCAATCGGTACGCCGACGCGGGCTGGTCGCGTACCGACCACTACGCCTGGATCTCGGGGCTACTGCTCGAACTCGGAATCACGTCGCTCGACGAGTTGAGCACC is part of the Mycolicibacterium tusciae JS617 genome and encodes:
- the relZ gene encoding bifunctional ribonuclease/(p)ppGpp synthase translates to MHFVGLDLAWGEVKPTGVAVISADGFLVHISAQTDDASILAATEAFVADDCVVGIDAPLIVTNPTGNRPCEAALNRDFRGFEAGTHPSNTGKPEFANGTRGARLAAAMDLDLDPHSPRPRRALEVYPHAASVALFRLGRTLKYKHKQGRKRDTLQSELLRLMNLIEGLAEAEVPLHVVQHEDWRRLRHSVETATRKSELRRAEDPVDAVLCAYVALYAVRRPDDVTSYGDADTGYILTPTLPVGLTPQPPEPIPVSAPSAVADYEARRPALEAVTENYLQLVRAFLDDAGINYLSITARTKSVESFAAKTERTANGRRLFSDPLVEITDQVGLRIITYLREDVDAVVTLLADEMRLLDDRDMGLETAREGRWGYASRHLLVGVGGEQQPASIQVRTVLQHAWAEFEHEIRYKGSIPAEHAPDLDRRFTLAAGLLELADREFTAIRERLRVTMSEEETADDETDPRIATPVLATYLGNRYADAGWSRTDHYAWISGLLLELGITSLDELSTVLNSVDAAAINKRMGYRYPPGAVRRLDDALLDVFGERYLQLHGNAHRVGLLQERLKRLRTVPNGSATAPA
- the purB gene encoding adenylosuccinate lyase encodes the protein MTIPNVLANRYASEEMVAIWSPEAKVVAERRLWLAVLRAQAELGVPAPSGVVEDYEGVLTDVDLSSIAARERVTRHDVKARIEEFNALAGHEHVHKGMTSRDLTENVEQLQIRRSLELVHSHGVAVVARLAERAVVYRDLVMAGRSHNVAAQATTLGKRFASAAEEMLVALTRLRELIDRYPLRGIKGPMGTAQDMLDLFDGDTARLSQLEARIAEFLGFTEIVTSVGQVYPRSLDHDVVSALVQVGAGPSSLAHTIRLMAGHELVTEGFAPGQVGSSAMPHKMNTRSCERVNGLQVVLRGYASMAAELAGAQWNEGDVFCSVVRRVALPDAFFAIDGQTETFLTVLDEFGAYPAVIQRELDRYLPFLATTRILIAAVRAGVGRETAHEVIKEHAVAVALAMREKGSEPDLLDRLAADPRLPLDRVSLDAALADKQAFTGAAGDQVDRVVEAVGELLSRYPEAAKYTSGAIL